The DNA region GTTTTTTACTCTCTAagcctcatctgaaaaatgaagataataataggtTACTGTGATAAGTTAAAAATTCGAGGAAAGTGCTTAGTACAGTATTTGATACATGGTAAACATTCAATGCATTTTAGtgctactactactattattattactattattatcatcattactaTCACTGGACTATAAGCTTTTTGAGGGCAAAAACCAGGCCTTAATTCATCCTGTATCTCTAGGTACTTAGCACTATGCCTGGTACAAGGAGAATCAGCAATTATTCTATGTTGAACTCACCCCGTGTCCACACCATCCCAGGAAACCCTGCCTGAGGGCTGGTCGCTTCCCTAGATAAGATCTGCCTCACTTCTGTTTAACTGCAAAGAAATAGCCCAATCAATGTCAGTTCCTGCAATGGCCTTAATCCCCACCAAAACACACTCTACCAGTGGTCCAACCAGCTGCAAAAGAGCtaccttttttcttctgtaaaaactAACCCTTCTTGGGTCCTCTCCAAGGTACTACCGTCATCCTTATTTAATAGTGATACCCGTGGAACCAGAGGCCTACAGGAGTCGCATAATTCAGGTGAGGTCACACTGCTAGTGAGTGGCAGTGCTTTCCCAGTGTGAGCATCATAAGCAATATTAAAAGGCAGATAACAAACCAGGGGGAAGCATTTTAATACTGCTGTTAAACAAGATCCAGGggacataaatatatacaaagagCTGTTATATAAAGAGCTACcacaaacaataagaaaaagcCAAACACTGCAATGAAAGGATGCATACAAAAAAGGCACAAgcaattcagaaaagaaaatatactgaTACCCAACAAGTGTACTGAAAGAAATGTTCCATCTTACTTAGCAAGTAATTACAAATTAACACAAAAAGAAACCATTTTTCACCTATTAattcaacaattattttatttacattggACAGGGTTGAGAAAATGAGTGTTTTCATGCACAGCTGCTAAGAGTGTATATGGACAGCTATTTGGCAATACATACCACCAAgtcttaaaaatacacacatcCCTTTGCCCTAATAATCCCATTTCCAGGAATTTATCTAAGTAAATAATCATGGATGTGTTAGCCAGAAAGTTGTTTGTCACAGTACTATTAATAACagtagaaaaattggaaaaatctAAATGTCCAATGGGGAACTGGTTaaataaaatggaggtaatatCCTTAACAGGACTGTGGTAAAGGTTAaattgattaaatgagataatgtatgtaaagtgcttaaGATAATACTTGGCATATATGTGCATAATAAATATGGCTATTATTACAACAAATTTATAAGGACTATTACACAACCATTAAAATGATATTACTGTTAATGACACAATACAGTTAAATAAAAAGTAGGTTATAATAGAGCATAGAGAcccaatttttgttttattactatatatatgaatatataaagtttttcacagtatctatatatattaagaaattacagaatttaaaaaatatatatccttaaATGTTAACAGTAGTGATCTCTCACTGATAAGATTATAGATCATTgcaattttcatattttctaatataCTTTCATAAGTATGTACTACTACTTTTAATGAGAAGAATAAACATTTAAGTGGATATAGGTGGCTATATTCCTTtagaagaaataggaaatgttCAGGTTGCCTATCTGGTCAAAGaagaatacattaaatatataatatgaaatgTACACTTCAGTTTCATACTCTGGACATTTCAGGgcctgaaaaaagaaagaaggacaaaggagaaagaagaaagaggaagaaacacagaaggagaaggagaggagaaagtccGGGAGCAAGAAGCACAGGGAGACAGGCAGAGAAGAGGCGAgcacagaggcagagaagaggcGAGCACAGAGGCAGAGGCTTACACGGTGGACGTTCCTTCTAGTCTTGCAACAAACATTAACTgggcatctactatgtgccaagcaccgTTTGTGAGTGTCAAACAGCTTCTGCAATCAAAAAGACTTATTTTCTGCTGAATAGTTTCCTGCTGAATTAACAAAAAACTGTGCCCTAAAACTGACTCAGAACTAAGAGTCTATTCAAGAACCACCAGACTTTAAGGGAAGAATCTGTTAAATACTCTGATATATACTGCTATCTGCTTAGGCTTCAAAGTTAGCATTACCTTTTGAAATGCAATTTACTTAAACTTCTCTCGTGACTTTTCCTCTAGCTTATTCCTTAAAATCTGAGGTGCTCTGCTCTGAAGGGGAAAGAAGCCCATCAGGCAGGCATTCTTCCTTGGACTTTAAATACAGAAATGGGAACTACAGAGATCCAGACATGGACAGAATTTCCTTACCACTTGTAAGCAGGCTAGGCAAGATAATCTCTTGTGATTCTTTCTAGCTCTGCTACTCTGCAGACTAATAAAACCTAGAATTCTGTgattagattttatttaaaagcttGAAAAATGTTTCATACTGTTCAGTTTGTGCAAAGACATCTAATTCCAGAGCATCAAGATGAGATGGAGATACAATGCCTCAGTGTTTACACTGGGCTATTATTCTAACTAGCTCTCTGAAGGCTGGGTGATCAAATGCTTACAAGACAAATCTATGCTATGAAGCATATACCCCTGAAAACGTAAAGCagttaaaacattatttaacCTCAGTTGATGGTTATGTTCATGAAAAGTAGTGAATTTTGGTAAATCAATTCCAATCAAACTTTAAGAATACTGAGAGGGTATTCTGCTAAAAGCAGTCAATACCCtccattttttaaagacacagactcctttcctcagaaaaataacatatacacatacacaaaataagtTTCATACAATTTCAGGAGATCCTGTGCCCCAAATACAGAGTCCATCACCTTGAAGGAACTCACAGTTAAAAGGCACTAACAATACTTTTTGAAATCAATAAATTGATAAAAGCCTAATTTTTCAGTATTATAAATTTGTATTGTTCATTATCAGATTTATGTAAAGCGGCATTTGCACTTAGGATGCAGAGGCTTGTGGTTTAGAATTTTAagtaaacagactcacaggtgaTCATTAGCAAGTGCCTGAGACACATCTGTACCTTTCTCAAGAATTCCTTACCAGTGTGTGTTTTCATGTGCTCGTCGAAGTACTGCTTCATGTTGAAGTCCTTGCCGCACCACTGGCACATGAACTGCTTGTGCCCGATGTGGATGCTCATGTGGGAGCGGAGCTGGTACTTGTACTGAAACCTTTCGTCACAGTTCTGCATTGGACACAGTGGAAACTTTTGAATGCCAGGCATAGCAGCTTTACCTGTGCCCACCCTATACAGTCTGAGATCAGGCTTATTTTTCATACTCGGAATAGAACCTACTTGTGTCCAAATGTTTGGCCCTGCTTGTATTTCCAGGCTGAGTTATTAATAAAGGGGGATATTTCCTAAATAATTATCACTGAAGTATATCCAACTTCTCTGAATTagtgagaaatggaaaataattcatCACGTGTCAGTCCCAATTTTAACCTAATCTAAGAAAGTCAACACCGTGTTAAAAATGACTGCTCTTTACCCAGCAGTGAGCTAACAACACACAGCGCTCAGCACACAGGTCTGATGGTTCTGTGGAAACGCATGCCTTTCTTCCACGGCTCAccaggaatacacacacacaagccagcccccacccctgggcCTGGTGGGCAGCCCAGGCCTTACCTCACATCTGAAGGGCTTCTCTCCAGAGTGCTGCAAGGAGTGCACCTTGAGTGACATACTGCGTTTGAATGACTTTCCACAGGTTTCACAGGTAAATGGCATATCTTTTGTGTGGGCTGCAACACAGAATGCACTTATACTCAAAATCAGTTCACCAAAAGGCTCAAACTGGAAAAGAGATATGTTCTACTGTGAGGACATCATTTACTACGCTCTAATCTGTGAGGCTGTAACAGCGAAGTTGAAAGAATAACAACGTTGAAAAGAAACCTGGGTGTGGAAGACTCTACCATCCAATCTGGTGATGCTTACTGAAGACATGTTGCATTTGGTTTCAACAAGTCAAAACTGATTCAAGTAAGGCAGCTTCTCATATCCTGCCCAATTCAAAGCATAAAACTCACCAAAGAACAAGGGAAAATTATAGGTGTTAGAGAAAAGCAACTTACCAACCATATGTTTCCGTACATGAGCCATGGTATAGAATTTCTTCTCACAAATTTCACAGGAAAATTTCTTTTCTGCGTATCCATGGACAATCTTGATATGTTCATGAAGGGACCAGAGTTTCTTGAACGATTTATTACAGGAAACACACTGAGCAGGATAAACAAAAACAATCTTTATTTATAGGGGTTTCCAGACGCCTCACCTGTGGCCCAGCAGCTGAAACTGGCCAAGGTGAATGGGTTGCAGTTATTATAGTTCCTtcgaccaaggactgaacccaggacaCAGCgtaaaagtgcagagtcctaaccactggactgccagggaagtcccatgaagtGGGTGTGCTTTAGATTTGTGGCACAGACCAGAATCCAAACAAATGCTATTCTTCCATGAAGTCCAGATTTCAAAACCAACATCTTTATGTTCCATTTCCTAAGATGAATTTTTTAGAGACACTTTGGGAGTATGAAAACAATGGCAAAAagtaagacaaaaagaaatgcaaagctcCACTAATATCAAAGAATTGACTGCTTTTATCAAATTAGTACTGTACCTTTGAAAAGAAccttcaagttttgttttttgtaaaatATGGATTACCGTAAGCAGCTGTTTCCTACACATGGGTTACTATGCAGTTAATATGTATTTACCAGAGAATACAAACTAACtttaaattaacataaaaacaagataaaacaaagCATATGTGAATGGTCATAGATCTACAGAAGAATAACAATATTTTTGTAGCTTAGCGAACATATTCAGAGTTTTCATTAATACAAACTACTGAGATTTTActatattttcctaattttctctACTAAACATTTCCCTCTGGCAGAATTTAACATAACCACTCAGCTGCTGGCATCCTCCCTTTTCCTGAGGAGCTCAGATCCAGATCTCACACAGGCATCTGTAGGAGACACAGACAATCCACCTACTGCCCTGTATTATGCATCATTACTAGTCTAGGATATCATaacatgtattaaaataaaatacttctggTTAAAAACACTATTAGGAAGTTCTAGGTAACCATCAGACTCCGTAATACATAAGGGAAAAAGTTGTTACTTGCTGCAAAATTTAATAAACATCTCTAAACACACTGTCACTTCAGGAAATGAGGACCAAGAAGAGTCACAGAGATAAGCCTCTAGCTGGATACTGCTGGAGGAAAGGATAGACAAACCCTATAAGCCATTCATTCTGTAGagcatagttttaatttttactagTTATTAGGTCATCAGGATTAGAAATGCAAAACGAGTTCATTCAGCAAAATCCACAAAACTTAAATTATAAGTTTAAATGAAATTACAGTGAGGAACAGTGAATACAGTCAcacaaataaatgatttattaaatgttttcttttctgcatttcttgttgttgtttagtcactaagttgtgtctgactcttcgggaccccatagactgcagcctgccaggctcctctgtccatgggatttcccagtcaagaatattggagtgggttgccatttccttctctaaaggatcttcctgacccagggattgaatccgcatctcctgtactggcaggcactggcatgaggatttttttttttttttttttgattggcaTGAGGATTTTTAACCAGcagagctaccaaggaagccccttctGTACTTAATGaagcaaagttaaaagaaaaaaacacaaaaaacatcTACACAAAGATCCAGATCAAGAGACACCTTTTCAGCAATGAATCATTACAGAACTAACTTTGACCTCTAGGGTGCAGCACAGCATCGCACTTCCTCTGGCCTGAACTGATGCAACCAATTGGGAACCAAGCCCCGGCACCAGTAGTTACTGAATGACAGGCGCCATGATTCAGTCTTCTTTTATTTACCAAGTATGTCAGAGATCAAGTCACATCTGATGAGTCAAAATGCAGAGAATTTTTAGCAAATATAACTTACACATATacttatttatactttatttttggcagcgctgggtcttcgttgctgcgtgggcttttctctagttatggagagcgggggctactctctagctgcagtcaGAGCTCAGGCTTCtccctgtggtggcttctcttgttgcaaagcacgggctctagggcacaagggtgtcagcagttgcagcacatgggcttagtagttgtgactctggggctctagagcacaggctcaatagttgtggcacacgggattagctgtggcatgtgggatcttcctggatcagggatcaaacccatgtctcctgcattggcaggcagattctctactactgAGCCAGTGGAGAAGCccctaatttatattttttaaaaacctctttaaAGTAATGATTTCAGTTGctgattaaaaacaagaaagaaaaatgcaaaataaggAATATTCCAAATCAGGAGTACTCCAAGAAACACACTGAAACCAAACAATTTCATCTTCTACAAGAAGTTCAGCTTAAGTATGGTACAAGaaatctctattttacatatcttTTGGAGACATTAATACACTTACCTTTCATGAATGCTCATATTCGTAAATATGCACTTACATGTGCAAACCAACATAGCTCAACATAATATCATTATGTTCACACAACATGATATAATTAGCACACCTCTTAACCTATCACAATACAGTCCTTTCAAGTCACCAACCTGGTTTGAATACCATGTTTTGTTATGTTAATACTACACAGTAGCATTATATAAGCCTACCGCCTACCAGGTAGGCAATATTTTCAATCAGCTCAGCCTCCTTTAAAGTTTGCATATTCCCATGAGCTTAGCCTCTTGACAAATTTAGTGCTGTCATCTCTCCACTGCTTTAGAAGCAAACTCACTCTGGAGATCTTCCATTTCCACCAGTCTGAGTCATTATGGTTTTTGTCCCCAACAGCTGCACTAGGACCTGGCATCCTTTCAAACCTTAGAAAAGGACCTCTCTCTACTCCTTTTACTTGATATCTCCCACCTTGACAGCGAAGACACCAGAATGAACTATATTACATGTCTTACAAGAGTAAATCTCAGTGCCAAGTCGGTGTTGACTTTACCTCCTTGTCAATCACCTATAACAGATTCCCCTTTCCAATGGACCTGGGTTCCCACTAGTCCAGCGTCGgttaaatttatgcttttgaaagaaaatgttaagcCTGGTTTTGAAAATACCAAAGCaggggctttaaaaaaaaagataaattggtgAAAACTGTCCCTTCAGCCTCTATTGTATTTATTCTCTTGGGCAGATACCAGGTGAGTCTGAAAACAGCCAGGTTCTATCCTGGAAAGTTTGCCCTCTTGGTGATAAGACCTACCTGAATATTTTTTTCACAGTCTGTTTGCTGGTGAAGGGACAGCTCACTTTCCAGGACAAACTTCTTGCCACACTTATCACAAATCTGCATGCGCCTATGAGTAACGTTCATGTGCTTCTCCAGGTACCAGCGAGTATTAAACACCCTGGGGCACTTCTCACAGGTCAGAGTCTCTTTCTCTTCACACTTAGCTTTCTGGACTGGTGCTTTGGGCTCCTTTGTGGCCCGCTTCTTACGCTTAGGTGGCTCTACACTCTTCCTACGACCTCTCGTAGCTCTGGGAGTAGGGGAAGTGGCAGCTGCGGCAACAGACGCAGCTCTCCTGGTTCTCCTCTGTGTAACGCTGACCTTCTCCACcgtcttctcctttttcttctgcctttcaTTCTCTCCATAGTCATTGCTGTCATCCGTGGCCTCTTCCtcactctcttcctcttcctcctcactgCTTGTCTTAAGAACAGGAGTCTCTTTGGACTGAGAAGAGACACCCTTTTCCCCTTTAGACACATTTAACGTTTGATTATTAAGGTTTACCTCCACTATGATCTGCTCCCTTTTGTAGGagacttcctcctcctcctcctcttctgtgtcaTCAGAATTCTCTCGGTCTTCTTTAACACCGTGCACGTCAGACACTGCTCTTGTCTCCCTGAAATACGGCTGCTCCTCTGTTTCATGGAGATGTGGCTTGCTCATCTTGGTGTCCACTAACACAGAATAAGGACTTCCTGATTCCCGTTTGTACACTTTGGTGGACAGGTCGAGTTCTTGGTTGGCACCATGATAAAAGGAAGATGGCACTTGACCACGACGGCTATCTTCTTGTGCCATTCCTGCTACGTGCACAGCACGGTTTTCAACCAGCTCCTGACAAGAACTGGCTGTGTGGCTCATTAGTAAGTGGCCTAATTTATTAAGCAGTTCAGACTATAGAGAACAGGCTTAAAACAGGGTAATTATTAAGACTCAAATCTTTTTCCATCCAACGAAGAATCACTCAAACCGGGGGGGAAAGGTATTCCTGGAACCTGTGTGCAATTCTTCCAGTGTGTTGCAGCACCAATGCGTAAGTCAAAAGGTTTGGTATTATGGCAAGAGCAGAGCACTAGTGATTTTCCTTTTGCAGAGAGCTGCAAGTGACTTGGAGCATCTTATctgcaaagaaaagcaaagagaaaaaatatcagatatttcttatttccttcttaTAGCATGCACTGACATCATATAACAGACATACCTTAAATGATTAAACTCTTTATATACACAATTCTTTATCCTGCTCAAATGGTTTCAGTGTGGGCCATAATTTTACTGCATTACatgaattcaacaaacattttgttAGAAGGTAAATTCTAAGACAGCAGGAGTCATTGTCTGTCCCATTCACTGAGATATCCTTAGAGCTTAGTACAGTGACTACCAGCAGTTAGCTGGTGTTCATTACATACTCAATGATGCTTAGTGAAcatctctttttgcagagcagtCATTATCCTGGACATACTGACATGGTAGAAAATATGGTCCATGTCCACAAGGAGTTTACAGTCTAGATACACAGTATGTGAGGTCCATGAAATACACAAGAACCTCATGCTGGCTGGCTTTCTTTTCAACATCAGACACCACCATCCATCACAGTGAGAGCTTAAGGAACAAAGGCAGTAGTGGTCTAGGCACTGCGgaccagaaaaacaaagcagcTAACTGACATAACAAGGGAGAGAGAGATATCCCTGGccttaaataatttataatcgAGGTATAGATATGATTGTTTTCAAGTTTATTAGAGTAATTTCAAAGTTgctaggtattttaaaatttgttctatgCATAGCTCTCTAGATTCACTCAATAGCCAGGTGATTTTCATGTGTCAGCTGAACAGAAGTCTAAATTCTAAGAAACAATAACCATAAAGCTGATATGgttccaggaaaaataaaatcatccattaaaaaaaaaaagatgagaagggTGCATAATTTGCTTTGTGACGTACCTCACATTGCTGCTTAGCCAACCACTTAACTTCTGAGTCACATAAATATAACTACAGGCACATACCCTGTCTAattaacaaaaggaaggaaactaGTACTTACTGAATACCTGCTATGTGCACAAACACTGTAAAGGTGCTCATTATttgttatttctatttaataCCCACTACAAAACTTTGGGGttgatttttaaacttattttaaatctttcatcaAAGTAATCACTAATAAAAAAAGCATCCGCAGTTTTACAAATCAAATATACTGCAAGATTTATAACAAAAGCAGCCATCCTCTGTCTACTTTATCCCATCTGAGTCCTTTACCAGAGACAAAAGTGTTTCTTTTAGCTGTTCCGCTTCCCTTTCCCCctgtatttacttttatatttctaaacaatgtggttatatttcttttctttttctgtttttttggctgTTCCA from Cervus canadensis isolate Bull #8, Minnesota chromosome 1, ASM1932006v1, whole genome shotgun sequence includes:
- the ZNF652 gene encoding zinc finger protein 652, giving the protein MSHTASSCQELVENRAVHVAGMAQEDSRRGQVPSSFYHGANQELDLSTKVYKRESGSPYSVLVDTKMSKPHLHETEEQPYFRETRAVSDVHGVKEDRENSDDTEEEEEEEVSYKREQIIVEVNLNNQTLNVSKGEKGVSSQSKETPVLKTSSEEEEEESEEEATDDSNDYGENERQKKKEKTVEKVSVTQRRTRRAASVAAAATSPTPRATRGRRKSVEPPKRKKRATKEPKAPVQKAKCEEKETLTCEKCPRVFNTRWYLEKHMNVTHRRMQICDKCGKKFVLESELSLHQQTDCEKNIQCVSCNKSFKKLWSLHEHIKIVHGYAEKKFSCEICEKKFYTMAHVRKHMVAHTKDMPFTCETCGKSFKRSMSLKVHSLQHSGEKPFRCENCDERFQYKYQLRSHMSIHIGHKQFMCQWCGKDFNMKQYFDEHMKTHTGEKPFICEICGKSFTSRPNMKRHRRTHTGEKPYPCDVCGQRFRFSNMLKAHKEKCFRVTSPVNVPPAVQIPLTTSPATPVPSAVNTPTTPAPPVSVNPVGTLPPRPIPHPFSHLHIHAHPHHPHHLPIPPVPHLPPPPALFKSEPLNNRGQGEDTFLRHLAEKSSAAQHH